TATGATTGGCTCATTGTTTCTCATTGATGTGAAACCAACTAATGGTGTCTTTACTTGGAATAATCGGAGATGTGGTGGTGAGGCTATCTcggaaaggcttgatagatttttggtttcatGCTATTGGATGGACAATAGGTGGATCACTAGTTCTGAAATTCTTGACTGGAGGGGATCAGATCATTGGCCTGTTAAGCTTTCCATCACGTCATACAGGGTCACCAAGAATCCCTCTTTCAAATTCCAATTGATGTGGCTCAGAGACTTGTCTTTACCTGATCTTATGGGGGATTGGTGGTATGAGGGGATGCCTGATCATGGTACGGCCATGTATACCTTTAGTAAAAGGCTTCAACATGTGAAGTATAGGCTTAAGAGATGGAATAAACAATGCTTTGGTTATCTACATGTTCAGAAGACTGCTGCTCAAACCAGGCTAGATACCATTACCCGCCAGATTCGGGACCATGGTTTGGATTCTGGGATGAGTGAAGCAGAGTCCCTGGCTCTTAAGGAGTTGGAAGAATGGGAGCTTCGGGAGGAGATTTTCTGGAAGCAGAAATCttgtattgattggcttcaggagggggataggaacactgcTTTTTTCCACAACTCTGTTAAGGCTCGCAGGGATGGGAACTCTCTTTCCTCTCTTGTCTTAACGGATGGAACTTAGATCTTTTCTTGTGAAGATATTTCTAGGGAAGCAGTCAACTActtctctgatctcttttctagGGAGGATCTTGGTACTGGGCCTGAGGAGCGAGTCATCTTAGACTGTATCCCTCACCTAGTCTCTGCTGATATGAATGGTGCCCTCTTAAGCCCTATCTTGCTTCCAGAATTGGAGAAAATTGTGTTCAATATGAAGAAAGGTAAGGCCCCTGGTCCAGATGGGTTTCCGATTgagttcttccaagaattctgggagATAGTAAAGTATGATCTCCTAGATGTGGTCCAGGAATCATACAGGAATAAACAGATGCTGAAGTCTTTGAATTCCACCTTCTTGGCTCTCATACCTAAGAAGGAAGGGGCTAATCGGTTGGATCAATTCAGGCCTATAGCATTATGTAACGTGGTCTACAAGATCATCACCAAATTGATTGCTGAGAGGCTCAAGCCATTCCTCGGTTCGTTGATCTCTGCTGAACAGGGTGGCTTTGTTGACGGAAGACAAATTTTagatggagttgtgatagcaacAGAGGCTGTCAACTCTATGGCCACTTCTAAGGAGAAAGCTATGttcattaaacttgacatggccaaggCTTATGATCGGGTGAGTTGGGAGTTCTTACAAAAAATTCTTTTGACTTTTGGGTTTGCAGTGGAATGGGTCGactgggttcttagttgtgtgacctCGGCCTCcttctcagttcttattaatggaGAACCTTCTGAGCTATTTGGTGCCTCTCGGGGACTTCGGCAAGGAGACCCCCTATCTCCCTACTTATTCATCATCATGGCAGAGGGTCTTGGCAGATTTTTAAAAGCTCAGGTGAGGCAGGGCTTTATCCAAGGTTGGAGTTGGAATAATACCCTTCCTTCGtattctcatcttcagtttgtggatgatactagaTTGATGGGCTTGGCTAGAATCAGTGAGGCAGTGAATATCAGGAGAGCTTTAGATACCTATTTGAAAGCCTCAAGTCAGAAAATTAATGATGATAAGTCGTCTATTTATTTCTTTAACACTCCTCGGCTCATTCAGAATAGGATTGCTAGAATTCTTAGGTTCCAAATTGGCTCCCTTCCTCTGATGTACCTTGGGGTCCCTTTGTCCTTGGGGGCTCAGCGGAAGGATTACTGGCAGGGGATTTTGGATAAACTCAGGAGTAAGGTTAGTCACTGGACTTGCAGATGGTTATCTTCTACTGGGAGATTGGTTCTGCTTAAGACTGTGGTGCAGTCTCTTCCCATATACAGGTGTTGTGTTCAGATTCCCCCTTCTAGTTTTGTGAGGGATTTTGATGCATTATCTTGGCAATTCctttggtctggtagttttctATCCTCAAAGTGGAGCCTGGTCAAATGGGAGCATGTGTGCAGGCCGAAACAGGCGGGGGGTCTTGGGCTTCACTCGATGGCGCATGTTGTCACGGCTTTGGCTGCTAAACTGTATTGGTGATGGTGTAACAGTCAAGATCAAGAGTGGGCCAAGATTCTTACCCACAAGTACTTTCCTAGTGCTGATTGCTCTGAGGTTCCACGTCTTCCTTTGGTGggtaaaggctcttgtatttgggataCTCTTAAGAGGGGTGCCCAACTTGTCAAGGAGGGTCTCTTATGGATTTGTAACAAAGGCTCGGATACTTTGTTTTGGCAGGACTCATGGGATGGTCATCCCCCCATTCTTTCTAGTTTTCCCCAGCTTCTCCCCTCTCCCAAACTtttattaatgctagatggattaAGGTGGAGCATTTTAAGGCTGT
The nucleotide sequence above comes from Cryptomeria japonica chromosome 11, Sugi_1.0, whole genome shotgun sequence. Encoded proteins:
- the LOC131859990 gene encoding uncharacterized protein LOC131859990 codes for the protein MAGDFNAVISLEEKRGGLARLDQSSNLLRDMIGSLFLIDVKPTNGVFTWNNRRCGGEAISERLDRFLVSCYWMDNRWITSSEILDWRGSDHWPVKLSITSYRVTKNPSFKFQLMWLRDLSLPDLMGDWWYEGMPDHGTAMYTFSKRLQHVKYRLKRWNKQCFGYLHVQKTAAQTRLDTITRQIRDHGLDSGMSEAESLALKELEEWELREEIFWKQKSCIDWLQEGDRNTAFFHNSVKARRDGNSLSSLVLTDGT